The following proteins are co-located in the bacterium genome:
- a CDS encoding SRPBCC family protein encodes MSDFSQSYATRVAASLDECFAVLTDFDDYPRWSSPITECRVLERWPDGLPKRVGFALDMTIKTVRYVLEYTWDPPHGGKWHLVEGDLTSVQGAYRFEPGDDGITATCTQAIDLGFWVPGFLRSAAEKKALRDSVEEFRAAVEARARRAS; translated from the coding sequence GTGAGCGACTTCAGTCAGTCGTACGCGACGCGCGTGGCCGCCTCGCTCGACGAGTGCTTCGCGGTTCTCACCGACTTCGACGACTACCCGCGCTGGTCGAGCCCGATCACCGAATGCCGCGTGCTCGAGCGCTGGCCCGACGGGCTGCCGAAGCGGGTCGGGTTCGCGCTCGACATGACGATCAAGACGGTGCGCTACGTCCTCGAGTACACCTGGGACCCGCCCCACGGCGGCAAGTGGCACCTCGTCGAGGGCGACCTCACCTCCGTGCAGGGCGCCTATCGCTTCGAGCCCGGGGACGACGGCATCACCGCCACCTGCACGCAGGCCATCGACCTCGGCTTCTGGGTCCCCGGCTTCCTGCGCAGCGCGGCCGAGAAGAAGGCCCTGCGCGATTCCGTCGAGGAATTCCGCGCCGCGGTCGAGGCCCGCGCGCGCCGCGCGAGCTGA
- a CDS encoding CoA transferase, with protein sequence MTGGALSDVKVLDLMWVMAGPAATRMLADHGATVVRIESTRRIDTARTLAPFFDAVPGPERSGCFQNLNVGKRMLTLDPTTPAGRGVFLDLVRWADVVTESFAPGTMARWGLDWPVLRGVKPDLVMVSSCLMGQTGPLAGFAGYGNLAAAISGFSNLGGWPDRPPAGPFSAYTDYVSPRFLAVAILAALEHRRRTGEGQLVDLSQAEASLHFLGPALLDRQVNGRTMTRRGNRDPELTPHGVYPAAGRDRWIAIAVDGDAAFAALCAVLERPALAADARFATRDARHAHTDALDEAVAAATAAHDMHDLAGRLQAAGVAAHAVQNSAELLADPQLRHREHFVAVPHPERETVTLENARFRLSRTPAAVRGPAPTWGADTDWVLRTLLGYDDARITELVAAGALE encoded by the coding sequence ATGACGGGCGGTGCGCTGTCGGACGTGAAGGTCCTCGACCTGATGTGGGTGATGGCCGGCCCGGCCGCCACCCGCATGCTCGCCGATCACGGCGCCACCGTGGTGCGGATCGAGTCCACCCGCCGCATCGACACGGCGCGCACGCTGGCGCCGTTCTTCGACGCCGTCCCCGGCCCGGAGCGCTCCGGCTGCTTCCAGAACCTCAACGTCGGCAAGCGCATGCTGACGCTCGACCCGACGACGCCGGCCGGGCGCGGCGTCTTCCTCGACCTCGTGCGCTGGGCCGACGTCGTCACCGAGTCGTTCGCGCCGGGGACGATGGCGCGCTGGGGGCTCGACTGGCCGGTGCTGCGCGGCGTGAAGCCCGATCTCGTGATGGTGAGCTCGTGCCTCATGGGGCAGACGGGGCCGCTCGCGGGCTTCGCCGGCTACGGCAACCTCGCCGCCGCGATCTCCGGCTTCTCGAACCTCGGCGGCTGGCCCGATCGGCCACCGGCAGGACCGTTCAGCGCCTACACCGACTACGTCTCGCCGCGCTTCCTCGCCGTCGCGATCCTCGCCGCGCTGGAGCACCGGCGGCGCACCGGGGAGGGACAGCTCGTCGATCTGTCGCAGGCCGAGGCGTCGCTGCACTTCCTCGGCCCGGCGCTGCTCGACCGTCAGGTGAACGGCCGCACCATGACGCGGCGGGGCAATCGCGATCCCGAGCTCACGCCGCACGGCGTATACCCGGCCGCGGGCCGCGATCGCTGGATCGCGATCGCGGTCGACGGCGACGCCGCCTTCGCGGCCCTGTGCGCGGTGCTGGAGCGCCCCGCCCTCGCCGCGGACGCGCGCTTCGCCACCCGCGACGCCCGCCATGCCCACACCGACGCGCTCGACGAGGCCGTCGCCGCGGCCACCGCCGCGCACGACATGCACGATCTCGCCGGCCGCCTGCAGGCGGCCGGCGTCGCCGCACACGCGGTGCAGAACAGCGCCGAGCTGCTCGCGGATCCGCAGCTCCGCCACCGCGAGCACTTCGTCGCGGTGCCGCACCCCGAGCGGGAGACCGTCACCCTCGAGAACGCCCGCTTCCGGCTCTCGCGCACCCCGGCCGCCGTGCGCGGGCCGGCGCCGACCTGGGGCGCCGACACTGACTGGGTCCTGCGCACGCTGCTCGGCTACGACGACGCGCGCATCACCGAGCTCGTCGCCGCGGGCGCGCTCGAGTGA
- a CDS encoding CoA transferase, giving the protein MLSALRVVDLTDHRGLLCGQILGDLGADVIHVEPPGGSPARRLGPFHGDVVHPDRSLFWWAFTRNQRSVTLDVAHPPGREALARLLETADFLVDSAPPGTLADAGLDPATVAATHPRLVHVSITAFGQTGPKAGWAGADIVLLAAGGPLILTGDADRPPVRLPVPQAWLHAGADAAVGAMIAHHARMRSGHGQHVDVSAQQSVALATQSYILAAAFDAPEVQRAAGGLTMGAVSVRLLFPAKDGHVAITFLFGSAIGPFSRRLMEWIHEEGGCDAATRDKDWLRYSQLLLSDEEPLAEFERVKAVIAAFTAARPKAELLAAALARGLLIAPVSTLGEVLASPQLAAREYWQPLDHPELGTTVRYPGAFARFEASPLRWRRRPPRVGEHTDEVLGGELGLDVATLRARGAV; this is encoded by the coding sequence ATGCTGTCGGCGCTGCGGGTCGTCGACCTCACGGATCACCGCGGGCTGCTCTGCGGCCAGATCCTCGGCGACCTCGGCGCCGACGTGATCCACGTGGAGCCGCCCGGCGGCTCGCCGGCGCGGCGCCTCGGGCCGTTCCACGGCGACGTGGTCCATCCCGACCGCTCCCTCTTCTGGTGGGCCTTCACGCGCAACCAGCGCAGTGTGACCCTCGACGTCGCGCACCCCCCCGGCCGCGAGGCCCTGGCCCGCCTGCTCGAGACCGCGGACTTCCTCGTCGACTCGGCGCCGCCCGGGACGCTGGCCGACGCGGGGCTCGATCCGGCGACGGTCGCCGCCACCCATCCGCGTCTCGTCCACGTCTCGATCACGGCGTTCGGACAGACCGGCCCCAAGGCGGGCTGGGCCGGCGCGGACATCGTCCTCCTCGCCGCCGGCGGCCCGCTGATCCTCACCGGCGACGCCGACCGCCCGCCGGTCCGCCTGCCCGTGCCGCAGGCCTGGCTCCACGCCGGCGCCGACGCCGCCGTCGGCGCGATGATCGCGCACCACGCGCGCATGCGCTCCGGACACGGGCAGCACGTCGACGTGTCGGCGCAGCAGTCGGTCGCGCTGGCGACGCAGTCGTACATCCTCGCCGCCGCCTTCGACGCGCCCGAGGTGCAGCGCGCCGCGGGCGGGCTCACGATGGGGGCGGTCAGCGTGCGCCTGCTGTTCCCGGCGAAGGACGGCCACGTCGCGATCACGTTCCTCTTCGGCTCCGCGATCGGACCGTTCTCGCGCCGGCTCATGGAGTGGATCCACGAGGAGGGCGGCTGCGACGCCGCGACGCGCGACAAGGACTGGCTGCGCTACTCGCAGCTGCTGCTCTCCGACGAGGAGCCGCTCGCCGAGTTCGAGCGGGTGAAGGCCGTGATCGCCGCGTTCACGGCGGCGCGTCCGAAGGCCGAGCTGCTCGCCGCCGCGCTCGCACGCGGCCTCCTCATCGCCCCGGTGTCGACGCTGGGCGAGGTGCTCGCGAGCCCGCAGCTGGCTGCCCGCGAGTACTGGCAGCCGCTCGACCATCCCGAGCTCGGCACGACCGTGCGCTACCCGGGCGCCTTCGCGCGCTTCGAGGCGTCGCCGCTGCGCTGGCGCCGGCGACCGCCGCGCGTGGGCGAGCACACCGACGAGGTGCTCGGGGGCGAGCTCGGGCTCGACGTCGCGACGCTGCGCGCGCGGGGGGCCGTATGA